The sequence below is a genomic window from Croceicoccus marinus.
AGCGCTTTCGCGCGCGCCATTCTGGACCGGCTGGACTAGCGGGTCACTTCGCCGCCGGCGATGCCGCCAGCGCGGGTGCGCGGGGCGCGTCCGGCGCGAAATTGTCGCCGAAATAATTGCCTTCGTACCACATCGGCCGCTCGTCCGCGTTCGCGGTCAGCTTGACGATCTGGTAGTTCAGCAGCGCGAACTTGCGCGCCGATTCCCAGTTGAGGTCCTGCGTCAGATCGTCGGTCGGCTTGTGGTAATTGGTGCCGAGGAAATTGGTGAACGCCTCTTTCCCGCCGTTCTGCACACCGGTCATCAGGAACAGCGCGGGCACGCCTTCCTTGACGAAGCTGTAGTGGTCGGACCGGGTGAACAGGTTTTCTTCAGGCAGGAAATCGGGCGACACGCCGATGCCGGTGCTGGCGCCCGCGCGGATCAGCGTCTGGCCCATGGTCGAATTCTCCGCGCCAAAGCCCACCACGTCGGCAAGGTCGTAGAGCAGTATGGGCATGTCGAAATTGACGACACCCACCGGCTCTCCGTCGTCGCGCACGAAATTCTTCGCCAGATATTCCGATCCCAGCAGGCCCTTTTCCTCGGCAGTGACGGCGGCGAACAGGATCGGGCGGCGCGGGCGATTAGGGCCCATCGCGATCACGCGGGCGACCTCCAGCATGGTGGCGACGCCGGTCGCATTGTCCATCGCGCCATTATAGATCGTGTCGGTCTCCTCGCCTTCCGCGGCGTCGCCTTCTGCCGCATCGGACAGGTGGTTGCCGACATGGTCGAGATGCGCGCTCATCACCACATATTCGCCCGCCAGCGCGGGATCGGATCCCGGCAGCATGGCGACGACATTGGCGCTGGTCTTGTCCTCCCACTCACTGGCAACGCTGACGCTGGCCGTGCCCGCAAGGTCGAAGGCGGCGGGGCGCGTCTTCGCCTTGGCATCGTCATAGGTTTCCAGCATGTCCTGCAAATCGTGGCCCGATGCCGCGATCAGCCGCGCCGCCGCATCGGGCGACAGATAGGCCGAAAACCGCAGATTGGGGTCCGCGACATTGGCCTTGCCGTCTGGGCCGACCCAGGTCTCGCGCGGCTCCTGAAGATAGGTGGCCAGCTTGTCGAACGACATGCGTTCCAGCGATTCCAGGTTGCGGATGGAGATCATGCCGACCGCGCCCTGCTGGCTGGCATATTCGGTCTTGGTATTGGCAAGCGTCGATGCGATCTCGCCCGGCAGGCCCTTGGGCGCGCCCGAGACGACCACCACGATCTTGCCCGCGACATCGACGCCTGCGTAATCGTCGATCCCGTTTTCAGGGCTGTGGATGCCCTGCCCCACGAAGACCATCGGCGCGGTCAGGTCGACCTGCCTGTCGGCATAGCTGCCCGTGACGACGAAATCCTTGCCCGCTTCCAGCTGCACCGTTTCATCGCCGGCGGCGTAGGACAGCGCGGCATCCCCCGCGGTGGTGCTGCGAAAGACGATGTCCTGCATGAAGCTGTCGCCATTGGCGGGCTGAAGCCCCATCGCCATGTAGCGCGAGGCGACATAGGCGGCGGCGATGTCGTAATATTCGCTGCCCGTGTCGCGCCCTTGCAGCAGATCGTCGGCAAGAAAGGTCACGGTCGCGGCGATCTGGTCGGCGTCGATCGCGGCGGCGGCGGGATCGGACCGCTCGGCAGGCGAGAGCGCGGCCTGCTGCGGGGCGGCCTGCTGCGGGGAGTTCTGGCGGGGAGCCTGCTGGGCCTGGGCGGCGATGGGCGAAAGGGCGCAACCGGCAAGCGCGGCGGCGAGGATGAGCTTGCGCATCTTGGAACGACGATCCTTACATCTGAGACTATCCGCCCGGTTTAGCAGGCGAACCGTGGCTGGCAAATGAACTTGCCGCCGGATCGACCCGGCGGATCGGGAACAGCCGCATATAGGTAAGGCAGCGCCACGCCCATTCCAGCGGGCCGAAGCGGAAGCGATCCAGCCATGGCCGCGACCACAGCAGCATCACCGCCATTCCGCCGGCGGACCAGGCCCACAGCGACAGCCGGTGCCAGTCGCCGTAGAGACCGAAACCCCAGCCCAGGAACACGATGCCCATCATGACCGACGAGGCGATGTAATTGCTGAACGCCATGCGCCCCGCCGCCGCCAGCCTCTGGCCGAAACCGCTGCGGGCCAGCGCGGGGGTGAAGGCGACCAGCAGCGCCGCATATCCCAGGATCATCGGCAG
It includes:
- a CDS encoding M28 family metallopeptidase, translating into MRKLILAAALAGCALSPIAAQAQQAPRQNSPQQAAPQQAALSPAERSDPAAAAIDADQIAATVTFLADDLLQGRDTGSEYYDIAAAYVASRYMAMGLQPANGDSFMQDIVFRSTTAGDAALSYAAGDETVQLEAGKDFVVTGSYADRQVDLTAPMVFVGQGIHSPENGIDDYAGVDVAGKIVVVVSGAPKGLPGEIASTLANTKTEYASQQGAVGMISIRNLESLERMSFDKLATYLQEPRETWVGPDGKANVADPNLRFSAYLSPDAAARLIAASGHDLQDMLETYDDAKAKTRPAAFDLAGTASVSVASEWEDKTSANVVAMLPGSDPALAGEYVVMSAHLDHVGNHLSDAAEGDAAEGEETDTIYNGAMDNATGVATMLEVARVIAMGPNRPRRPILFAAVTAEEKGLLGSEYLAKNFVRDDGEPVGVVNFDMPILLYDLADVVGFGAENSTMGQTLIRAGASTGIGVSPDFLPEENLFTRSDHYSFVKEGVPALFLMTGVQNGGKEAFTNFLGTNYHKPTDDLTQDLNWESARKFALLNYQIVKLTANADERPMWYEGNYFGDNFAPDAPRAPALAASPAAK